The stretch of DNA CGATGCAGGCGCAGCTCGCCGCGCTGAAAGACACCACCACGCAGACTGTCGCTGGTTACCAGTCGGGTGTGGCCGCGCGCGAGGCCGAAGAGCGCGCCCGTCGCGAACGCGAAGCCGCGGAAGCGGCAGCCAACGGTGGCGGCAACGGCGGCGGCGGAGGCTCTGCCGGTAGCGGCGGTTGGGTCCGGCCCACGGGGGCGCCGAAGTTCAAGCTACGGCCCGCGGACCCCGATCTGCGGTTCGCAGGGCTGCTCCTCGAGCTACCACTACGGCGCGGACATGGCCAATGGCTGCGGAGCGGCGATCTACGCCGCCAACTCCGGAACAGTGGACTACGCCGGCGCGAACGGCAACTACGGCAATTACGTCCGCATCCAACACGGCGGGGGCGTCAGCACCGGGTACGCGCACATCAAACCCAGTGGCATCCTCGTTGGCAGGGGGCAATGGGTCAATTCGGGCCAGGTCATCGCTTACGCGGGTGACACTGGACGCTCCTTCGGTTGCCATCTGCATTTCGAGGTCTACATCAATGGTGGTTACACCAACCCCGTCCGATTCATGGAAGACCGCGGCGTCTATATCTAAGGCTCCGACATGGGAGCACGAAGTGGCGCCACCCACAATGACCAGTTGGGTAGAGAGGGCTGCTCCAGTCGTCACTCGCGACATCCTTGCTAGGGATCTCAGAGAGGGAGAATGACGCTACCCATCACCGCCGTCAGCCGCGACATGATGTCGGTCCACAGCCCTGTCACCATCAGGATTCCGAGGACGATCAGCAGTATGCCTCCGCATACGTTCACCACCCGGATGTGACGACGGAGGAACTCGACCGTCTTCGCCGCCCAACCGAACCGAATGCGACCAACAGGAACGGGATGCCGAGGCCGAGCGAATACGCGAGGCCGAGGAAGCCGGCACGGACAGGGTCGCCAGCATTGAACGAAAGCGCGATGATCGCGGCAAGCGTCGGACCCATGCACGGTGCCCAGCCGATACCAAGTGCCACTCCAAGTAGCGGCGCCCCTGCGATTCCGGCCCGGGAGCCGACGTGGAAGCGGACCTCCCGCTGGGCGAAATTGAACAACCCGAGAAAGACGAGCCCCATCAGGATGATGACGACTCCGAGGATGCGTGTGACCAGGTCGCCCCAGCGTAGGAAGAACACGCCGGCCGTGCCGCCCAGCGCGGTGATGAGAACGAAGACGACGCTGAAGCCGAGGATGAACAGCGGTACGCCGACTACGAGCTGACGGCGCTGGGGCGCGACTGCGTTCGTCGCGCGACCCTTCGAGTCCGGCGCGACCACCCCGCCAAGGAAGCCGAGGTAGCCGGGGACCAGCGGGAGCACGCAGGGCGACAAGAACGACACGAGGCCAGCGAGCATCGCGACGGGGACTGCGAGCCAGAGCGCACCGGACCCGATGATGGTGTCGGCGTTCACGGTGTCTCCGCCAGAGCGTCCTTGACGAGCGTCGAGAGGATCGAGGTGCCGTCGATGGGTCCGATGATGCGGGCGGCGACACGGCCCTGCCTGTCGAGCACGAGAGTCGTCGGTGTCGCCTGGATCGGCACGACCTCGGAGAAAGCGAGTTTCGCCTCGGCCGTGTTCACGTCGATCAGGCTCGGGTAGGTGATGCCGAACTCGTGAGAGAAAGCCTGGGCAGTGTCGGCCTGGTCGCGGGTATTGATGCCGATGAAAGCTACATCCTCGCCGCCGTATTCTTGCCAGACGCTTTCGAGATCCTTCGCCTCGATGCGGCACGGCGCGCACCCGGCGTACCAGAAGTTCACCACCGTGACCTTGCCGGCGTTGTCTGCGCTGTCGAAATCATCACCAGTTTCAGTGATGCCGCTGAAGTCGACCGGTTCGCTCCGCTCGTCGATCGGGATCTCGACGATCGCGCCGCCAGCGGCCACATACCCGGTGTTCTCACCCTTGAGGAAGGAATCGCTGACCGGATCCGGCGCACACCCGCTCAGACCGATGGCGAACACCGCGCGAGCATGGCTCCGATCGCACCACGAATGGTGCGAAAGCGAGGATTTCGAGGCACATCTCGCACTCTACGCAGATCCCCTATGCGTCCGCCGAACCGGGCCACCGTCCTGCGGGCCTCTTACCGCTTCCGACGTCCGCCAGGGCAAGTCGCCGCGTCGGCAACTTCGGTCTGCTGACACACAGAGCACCTCCGGGAGGATGACGTGTCAGCTGAAGGCCAACTGCGTCATTCCAACGCAATTCCGACGACGACCGCCTGCACACCGTCTCAGCGTTGCAGATTGCTCGGCGGTGGCATCAGTGTTCTCGTTCGGTCGTTGCCGGACATCAGATCGAACTCTAATCCGAGCCATACCGGTGTGTCGGGAGCCAGGCAAAGCCGACCCGGCGGATCCTGGGCGCAGGCGACAACGATGTGCCTACTCAGGTACTCCGCCTTCCTTGGAGTGGTGATGAAGCCAGCTGAGATTGCACGGTTGATCGCACGGCGACGATTCTCGAAGGGCTCGGAGCTGCACTGGGTGCCGCGCGATCATCGTTCCGCATCCGGCTACGCGGATAGCGTCTCGTTCGCACCGGTCAACCGAAGTCTCGGCCGTTTGGATTGGTCGGTCATCGACCCGATGAAGGTTCGAGTATCGAAGGGCGCAAGCCACTTTTTCACGGGGTCTGAGTACTTCTGGAGTCGCACCCGTAGCCACGTATGGTGTGAGTCTCAGTTCGAGCGCGACGAGTTGATGTGGCTCGATTTCGGCGGCAAGTAGCAAAGGTGTGGTCGCAGCCATTTGGCGTGGTGTTCGGCGTTCGCTCGCCGATGGCGGGTCACTGGCACGTGCCGGATTTCCTATTGCAGATGTCGGACGACTCCTACGCCGTTCGAGACGTGAGGCCAAAGGAACGCATCGACAAGTCTGCGCAACTGCAGTTCGATGAAACCGCGGTTGTGTCGGCAACGCTCGGCTGGCACTATCAGGTACTTTCCGGCCACAGCATCCATGCGACCCGCGTGGTCGAATGGTTGTCGGCGTCGCGTCATGACCGTTGCAGGCCGCCTGCTGACGTCGAGGACAGGATCCTCGACGCGGCAACTGACAGCAAGACTCGCCGGGAGTTGTGCGAGCTGGCATCACCAGATTGCCCACCTCTTGCCTGCGCATGGGTTGACAAACCTCGCCTGGCGCAGACTTCTCGCGCTCGATCTGTCTGCGGTCTTCAATAGCAACGCGCTACTGACTACCGCACGTCGGGAGAGAACGGATGCGATCAGTGTCTGACGAGAGCAAGCTGAAACTCGGGGACTCTTTCGACATTGACGGCGAGATCTGGGTCTGGGCCCACATCATCCCCGGCCTAGAGGTGAAGCTCCGGTCCGAGAACGCACCCGATCGACACCTCATCATGTCCGTAGACGAGTTCCTGCGCCATGCCGGCACGGCTCAACGCGAGCGCGCGGTATCGCTTCGTCCGGACGGGGACGCGTGGCCGACCAACGTGTGCGATATGGAGGCCCATCTCCTTGAGGCGTTCACCGGGAGACCAATGGATCCGTTGGCTTCCACTCTCGGGCGCAGTATGACCCTGCGCTGACGACTCAGAACGCACGCGTTGACGCGAAGCTGCTGGAGTTGAAAGGCACGTCACTGGGGCGAGCGCGCAGTACCTTTCACCTCCTATGGAAGACCTACCAGCAAGACGGTGCAGCGGGGCTGAATGCCCGCATGCACCGGAAGGGCGAGCAGCGACTCGCCATCAGCCGGGCAGATCCGCGGCTGGTGACGATCATCGATCGATTCCTCGATCGCCAGACGGACAAGGCCACGAGTAGCAAAAAGCGTTGCGCTGTCTTGGTGAGGCGAGCGCTCGAGACAACCTACCCGGGCGACCCCATTTGTGAGATCAAGGCTCGCACCCTCCAGGGCTACATCAACGAGCGGGCTGCAGGCCGTTACAGCTTCGACAAAGCGACCACCCGGAGAAACACCGACAACAGCCCAAAGCGTCAGTACCACTCCGGAGCTGCCTATCAACTTGGAGAGCGATGCGAGATCGATTCAACGGACCTCGACGTTCTCGTTTGGGATGAGACCAGTGAGTTCCGTCCGAAACTCACCGTGCTTCTCGACGTCGCCAGCCGAGTGCCGCTCGCTTGGGCGATCCACGCGGATAGCCCTGGCGGATTCGATCATGCGCTCCTGCTCGCCCGAGCCATCATCGGGCGCAAAGCCGTGCCTGGTTCGGGCGCTGCCACTCTCTCGGGGTCAGCCGCCTTGCCTTCCGCGCTGATGAAGCAGGTGAACCCCTACCTCAGCGACGAGTCTCTGGCTCTCCCA from Microbacterium hydrocarbonoxydans encodes:
- a CDS encoding TlpA family protein disulfide reductase; translated protein: MFAIGLSGCAPDPVSDSFLKGENTGYVAAGGAIVEIPIDERSEPVDFSGITETGDDFDSADNAGKVTVVNFWYAGCAPCRIEAKDLESVWQEYGGEDVAFIGINTRDQADTAQAFSHEFGITYPSLIDVNTAEAKLAFSEVVPIQATPTTLVLDRQGRVAARIIGPIDGTSILSTLVKDALAETP
- a CDS encoding M23 family metallopeptidase; the protein is MANGCGAAIYAANSGTVDYAGANGNYGNYVRIQHGGGVSTGYAHIKPSGILVGRGQWVNSGQVIAYAGDTGRSFGCHLHFEVYINGGYTNPVRFMEDRGVYI